From Azospirillum sp. TSA2s, a single genomic window includes:
- a CDS encoding exonuclease SbcCD subunit D C-terminal domain-containing protein — protein MRSFRLLHTADWHLGQTLHGIPRDAEHACFLDWLIDRIGEHRVDALVIAGDVFDGQNPPIPALALFYRFVARVKALHPRLDIVVVAGNHDSASRLEAPSPLMTEMGVRVIGTLPSSADGMFDPSPLIVPLRDADGTVAARCVAMPYLRPSDLPAVEDAEDTDPLIEGVRRLYTQAWTGGRGRCRRGEALILTGHCYMRGGALSELSERKILGGNLHALPVDIFPEDAAYVALGHLHRAQAVGGRETVRYSGSPIPLALDEEPYPHQVMLAEFASGQLVGHEALRVPRHVPIHRISEPSPDAALDKLKRLELDNALPRDAWPFLEVTVTLPEPRPALRDEVEAVLAGRPVRLLKLGVRLTGSGQTLADSAPPVDLASLEPEEVFRRLYRRSHEGDPEPDLMAAFHELLTGVQETM, from the coding sequence ATGCGGAGCTTCCGTCTTCTCCATACCGCCGACTGGCATCTCGGCCAGACGCTGCACGGCATCCCCCGCGATGCCGAGCATGCCTGCTTCCTTGACTGGCTGATCGACCGCATCGGCGAGCATCGGGTGGATGCGCTGGTGATCGCCGGCGATGTCTTCGATGGGCAGAATCCGCCGATCCCGGCACTGGCACTCTTCTACCGGTTCGTCGCGCGGGTGAAGGCTCTGCATCCTCGGCTGGACATTGTGGTGGTCGCCGGCAACCACGACAGCGCCAGCCGGCTGGAGGCTCCGTCACCACTGATGACCGAGATGGGCGTGCGGGTGATCGGCACCCTGCCCTCCTCGGCCGATGGGATGTTCGACCCGTCCCCCCTGATCGTGCCGCTACGCGATGCCGATGGGACCGTCGCGGCGCGCTGCGTCGCCATGCCCTATCTGCGACCATCCGACCTTCCTGCGGTCGAGGACGCTGAAGACACCGATCCACTGATCGAGGGCGTGCGGCGGCTCTATACCCAGGCCTGGACCGGTGGGCGGGGGCGCTGCAGACGGGGAGAAGCGCTGATCCTGACCGGACACTGCTATATGCGCGGCGGCGCCCTGTCGGAACTGAGCGAGCGCAAGATCCTGGGCGGCAACCTGCATGCCCTGCCGGTCGACATCTTCCCCGAAGACGCCGCCTACGTCGCACTGGGCCACCTGCACCGGGCGCAGGCGGTCGGCGGGCGCGAGACCGTGCGCTACAGCGGCTCGCCGATTCCGCTGGCGCTGGACGAGGAGCCCTATCCTCATCAGGTGATGCTGGCCGAGTTCGCGAGCGGCCAGTTGGTCGGCCATGAGGCCCTGCGCGTGCCGCGCCATGTGCCGATCCACCGCATCAGCGAGCCCAGCCCGGACGCGGCATTGGACAAGCTGAAGCGGCTGGAACTGGACAATGCCCTGCCGCGCGATGCCTGGCCCTTCCTGGAGGTGACGGTCACCCTGCCGGAGCCGCGCCCCGCCCTGCGCGACGAGGTCGAAGCGGTGCTGGCCGGCCGGCCGGTGCGTCTGCTGAAGCTGGGGGTGCGGCTGACCGGCAGCGGCCAGACGTTGGCAGACAGCGCGCCGCCGGTCGATCTGGCCTCGCTGGAGCCGGAGGAGGTGTTCCGGCGCCTCTACCGCCGAAGCCACGAGGGCGACCCCGAACCGGACCTGATGGCGGCCTTCCACGAGTTGCTGACCGGTGTGCAGGAGACGATGTGA
- a CDS encoding AAA family ATPase: MRILAVRGANLTSLDGTFSIDFDREPLRRAGLFAITGPTGAGKSTILDALCLALFDRMPRLPEGRGEMLGAEGDPNSIRTTDVRTVLRRGAGFGWAEVDFVGIDGEAYRARWEVRRARQKAQGALQQQSMSLSSLDGERRFGDGKKSVQEEIERRIGLSFEQFRRAVLLAQGDFATFLKAPARDRSELLELLTGTEIYSRLSFAAHERAKAETQRLDTLLAEGGGIGVLSDDDRAALQTEAEEAAKAVRCGEQALALAQAALAWHERDEQLAAAESRAVEAADTAERAWVEAEERREAAARLRGLQPLRPLLADADRANGDAAEAAAAVDRAAATLEQARLAVEEATTRHGEARRRFEDARTAEMKAEPDLERAADLDGRIAMLSGEQETAEAAAKVATQRVGAAGKAVRDIEAMLSAGRNDVARLEVWLREQAGLAAVAAQWERWDRLLARAITDTRTGKAAARERGRLERDLAATAATAEAADARLAEARARCQAAERALESLRGEAVPSLEEARQARATAGLRRDGLLALLATGEARQRLAVEREAAEGERLRLLAEAERDGTAARELADHQTGQQAAVEEAEHTLQRLMLAQREDVESLRGRLVEGEPCPVCGSAEHPWAEAGATPLSRVTRDQEKRRAELREALAATVARHAALEAAERAARKGAEGRTARLAAMVREAEGLELRWAEQATAAGWEAEGGTLADIRNAVEEADRRLAAIAADEERALDHRRRVDAAQQDHRRLETAAAGLAAECEANRHRLADGRQALALAVAALDRAKADRDAALAELDEGLAGEADWRARLEREADGYRVGLASRVAECREKTDALARATREVERFTGELAVQTAESDAALRTEEEARKRANDLAGRLAEARVTRSALLGGRPVAVVRRALAGERHEAEALVEKATFARQDAVARLSAAERERETRGEAARQCADKARAAGERLERAAAERGAGLDEVRRLLAVAESELEAEELALAVLERARGDAALVVAERRRQRADHHAAGGPALSAEDAAAVAESTRAVLERDRDRLGSARGRLEADDGNRQRLAGLRVAIEAQQARCALWGKMAQLIGSANGQKMRNFAQSLSLDLLLTHANRHLEDLARRYRLERVAGADLEIQVVDREMGDERRGVHSLSGGELFLVSLALALGLSAMAAGTSGGIGTLFIDEGFGTLDPDSLDVALSCLEALQAGGRQVGVISHVPAMVERIGTQIRVMPLGGGRSRVAATALGVAMEEVEGV; the protein is encoded by the coding sequence ATGCGCATTCTCGCGGTACGCGGCGCCAACCTGACCAGCCTGGACGGCACCTTCTCCATCGATTTCGACCGCGAGCCGCTGCGCCGGGCCGGGCTGTTCGCCATCACCGGACCGACCGGCGCCGGCAAGAGCACGATTCTCGACGCCCTGTGTCTTGCCCTGTTCGACCGCATGCCGCGGCTGCCGGAAGGACGCGGCGAGATGCTGGGGGCGGAGGGCGATCCCAACAGCATCCGCACCACCGACGTGCGCACGGTCTTGCGGCGGGGAGCCGGATTCGGCTGGGCCGAGGTGGATTTCGTCGGGATCGACGGCGAGGCTTATCGCGCGCGCTGGGAAGTGCGGCGGGCCCGGCAGAAGGCGCAGGGGGCCTTGCAGCAGCAGAGCATGTCGCTGAGCAGCCTGGATGGCGAACGGCGGTTCGGCGACGGCAAGAAGAGCGTGCAGGAGGAGATCGAACGAAGGATCGGCCTGAGCTTCGAGCAATTCCGCCGTGCCGTGCTGCTGGCGCAGGGTGATTTCGCCACCTTTCTGAAGGCGCCGGCGCGGGACCGCTCCGAATTGCTGGAACTGCTGACCGGAACCGAGATCTATTCTCGCCTGTCGTTTGCGGCCCATGAACGAGCGAAAGCGGAGACGCAGCGGCTCGACACGCTACTGGCGGAAGGCGGCGGCATTGGCGTGCTGAGCGACGACGACCGCGCGGCCTTGCAGACGGAAGCCGAAGAGGCGGCGAAGGCGGTGCGGTGCGGCGAGCAGGCACTGGCGCTCGCCCAGGCGGCATTGGCTTGGCATGAGCGCGACGAGCAGCTCGCGGCGGCCGAGAGCAGGGCGGTCGAGGCGGCGGACACGGCGGAGCGGGCCTGGGTCGAGGCTGAGGAGCGGCGCGAGGCGGCGGCCCGGCTGCGCGGCCTGCAACCGCTTCGGCCGCTGTTGGCCGATGCCGACCGGGCGAACGGCGACGCGGCGGAGGCCGCAGCGGCGGTCGACCGGGCGGCGGCGACCTTGGAACAGGCGCGGCTTGCGGTGGAGGAAGCCACCACCCGCCATGGCGAGGCCCGCCGGCGGTTCGAGGACGCCCGCACGGCCGAGATGAAGGCCGAGCCCGATCTTGAGCGCGCGGCCGATCTGGATGGACGGATCGCGATGCTGTCCGGCGAGCAGGAGACTGCCGAGGCCGCGGCGAAGGTGGCGACGCAGCGCGTCGGGGCGGCAGGGAAGGCGGTACGCGACATTGAAGCCATGCTGTCGGCGGGGCGGAACGACGTGGCGCGGCTGGAGGTCTGGCTGCGGGAGCAGGCCGGCCTTGCCGCCGTGGCGGCGCAGTGGGAGCGGTGGGACCGGCTGCTGGCCCGCGCCATCACCGACACCCGCACCGGGAAGGCGGCGGCGCGGGAGCGCGGGCGGCTGGAGCGGGATCTCGCGGCGACCGCCGCCACCGCCGAGGCGGCGGACGCCCGGCTGGCGGAGGCGCGCGCGCGCTGTCAGGCGGCGGAGCGGGCGCTGGAAAGCCTTCGGGGTGAAGCGGTTCCGTCGCTGGAGGAGGCGCGGCAGGCGCGGGCCACAGCGGGGCTGCGGCGGGACGGGCTGCTGGCGCTGCTCGCCACCGGCGAAGCTCGGCAGCGGCTGGCCGTCGAGCGCGAAGCGGCGGAGGGTGAGCGGCTGCGGCTGCTGGCTGAGGCGGAGCGCGACGGGACGGCGGCGCGGGAGCTTGCCGACCATCAAACCGGGCAGCAGGCGGCGGTCGAGGAGGCTGAGCACACGCTGCAGCGGCTGATGCTGGCCCAGCGCGAGGATGTGGAAAGCCTGCGCGGGCGGCTGGTGGAGGGAGAGCCCTGCCCGGTCTGCGGATCGGCGGAGCATCCCTGGGCGGAGGCCGGGGCGACGCCGCTCAGCCGGGTGACGCGGGATCAGGAAAAGCGCCGTGCTGAATTGCGCGAGGCGCTCGCCGCGACGGTTGCCCGCCATGCCGCGCTGGAGGCGGCGGAAAGGGCTGCGCGCAAGGGCGCCGAGGGACGGACCGCCCGGCTGGCCGCCATGGTGCGGGAAGCCGAGGGGCTGGAACTGCGCTGGGCGGAACAGGCGACGGCTGCCGGTTGGGAGGCAGAGGGCGGAACGCTGGCCGACATCCGCAACGCGGTCGAGGAGGCCGACCGGCGGCTGGCGGCCATTGCAGCCGACGAGGAACGGGCGCTCGACCACCGCAGGCGGGTGGATGCCGCTCAACAGGACCATCGGCGGCTCGAGACCGCGGCGGCTGGGTTGGCGGCGGAGTGCGAGGCGAACCGGCATCGGCTGGCCGACGGACGGCAGGCTTTGGCGCTGGCGGTGGCGGCGCTGGACCGGGCAAAGGCAGATCGGGATGCCGCCCTGGCGGAGTTGGACGAAGGCCTGGCGGGGGAAGCCGACTGGCGGGCACGGCTGGAACGGGAAGCGGACGGGTATCGGGTCGGATTGGCGTCGCGGGTTGCCGAATGCCGCGAAAAGACCGACGCGCTGGCTCGTGCCACACGCGAGGTGGAGCGGTTCACCGGCGAACTCGCGGTACAGACGGCGGAGTCGGACGCGGCGCTGCGCACCGAAGAGGAGGCGCGCAAGCGGGCTAACGATCTCGCCGGCCGGCTGGCGGAGGCGCGGGTGACGCGAAGTGCTCTTCTGGGTGGCCGGCCGGTGGCGGTGGTGCGACGGGCATTGGCCGGGGAGCGGCACGAGGCCGAAGCCCTGGTGGAAAAAGCCACGTTCGCACGGCAGGACGCTGTCGCACGGCTGTCGGCGGCGGAGCGTGAGCGCGAGACCCGGGGCGAGGCGGCGCGGCAGTGTGCCGACAAGGCACGGGCGGCCGGCGAGCGGCTGGAGCGCGCGGCGGCAGAGCGTGGCGCCGGGTTGGACGAGGTTCGCCGATTGCTGGCGGTGGCCGAAAGCGAGCTGGAGGCGGAAGAACTGGCATTGGCGGTGCTGGAGCGGGCGCGCGGCGACGCGGCGCTGGTGGTGGCCGAGCGCCGGCGGCAGCGCGCCGATCACCATGCCGCGGGCGGGCCGGCGCTGAGCGCCGAAGACGCTGCCGCCGTGGCTGAGAGCACCCGCGCGGTTCTGGAACGGGACCGCGACCGGCTGGGCTCGGCGCGTGGACGGCTGGAGGCCGATGATGGCAACCGGCAACGGCTGGCCGGGCTGCGGGTGGCGATCGAGGCGCAGCAGGCGCGCTGTGCGCTGTGGGGCAAGATGGCACAGCTGATCGGCTCGGCGAACGGTCAGAAGATGCGCAACTTCGCCCAGAGCTTGAGCCTGGACCTGCTGCTGACCCACGCAAATCGGCATCTGGAGGATCTCGCCCGCCGCTATCGGCTGGAGCGGGTGGCGGGGGCCGATCTGGAAATCCAGGTGGTCGACCGCGAGATGGGCGACGAGCGGCGCGGCGTGCACAGCCTGTCCGGTGGCGAACTGTTCCTGGTGTCGCTGGCCCTGGCGCTCGGCCTGTCGGCAATGGCGGCGGGGACCTCCGGCGGGATCGGCACGCTGTTCATCGACGAGGGGTTCGGCACGCTCGACCCCGACAGCCTGGACGTGGCGCTGTCCTGCCTGGAGGCTCTGCAGGCCGGCGGCCGTCAGGTCGGCGTCATCAGCCACGTTCCGGCGATGGTCGAGCGAATCGGCACGCAGATCCGTGTGATGCCGCTGGGCGGCGGGCGCAGCCGGGTGGCGGCGACGGCGCTGGGCGTGGCGATGGAGGAAGTCGAGGGGGTTTGA
- a CDS encoding MoxR family ATPase, with translation MRFTGTDRYVATDDLMVAVNAAITLERPLLVKGEPGTGKTVLAVEIARALNKPLLSWHVKSTTKAQQGLYEYDAVSRLRDSQLGEAKVHDIANYIVRGKLWEAFEAPEAPVLLIDEIDKADIEFPNDLLLELDRMEFHVYETRQTIKAAKRPIVIITSNNEKELPDAFLRRCFFHYIRFPERETMERIVEVHYPGLKSALLREALNLFYDLREVPGLKKKPSTSELLDWIKLLMVEDVDPETLRAKDARTLIPPLCGALLKNEQDVHTLERLAFLAKRGR, from the coding sequence ATGCGCTTCACCGGAACCGACCGCTATGTCGCCACCGACGACCTGATGGTGGCGGTCAACGCCGCCATCACGCTGGAGCGGCCGCTTCTGGTGAAGGGGGAACCCGGCACCGGCAAGACCGTGCTGGCGGTGGAGATCGCCCGCGCGCTGAACAAGCCGCTGCTGTCCTGGCATGTGAAGTCGACCACCAAGGCGCAGCAGGGCCTCTACGAATACGACGCGGTCAGCCGCCTGCGCGACAGCCAGTTGGGCGAGGCGAAGGTCCACGACATCGCCAACTACATCGTCCGCGGCAAGCTGTGGGAGGCCTTCGAGGCGCCGGAGGCTCCGGTCCTGCTGATCGACGAGATCGACAAGGCCGACATCGAGTTCCCCAACGACCTGCTGCTGGAACTCGACCGTATGGAGTTCCACGTCTACGAAACCCGCCAGACGATCAAGGCGGCCAAGCGCCCCATCGTCATCATCACGTCGAACAACGAGAAGGAACTGCCGGACGCCTTCCTGCGCCGCTGCTTCTTCCACTACATCCGTTTCCCCGAGCGCGAGACGATGGAGCGCATCGTCGAGGTCCATTACCCCGGCCTGAAATCCGCGCTGCTGCGCGAGGCGCTGAACCTGTTCTACGACCTGCGCGAGGTTCCGGGGCTGAAGAAGAAGCCCTCGACCTCCGAGCTGTTGGACTGGATCAAGTTGCTGATGGTCGAGGACGTCGATCCCGAGACCCTGCGCGCCAAGGATGCCCGTACGCTGATCCCGCCGCTGTGCGGCGCGCTGCTGAAGAACGAGCAGGACGTCCACACGCTGGAACGGCTGGCGTTCCTGGCGAAGCGGGGGCGGTGA
- a CDS encoding DHCW motif cupin fold protein: MELPTLPFTVTDWAAVPVTEHPGETGKALWRSFHAGELRVRLVEYTPGYLADHWCDRGHVLFVVSGELITELKDGRRFVLTAGMSYQVSDFGDEPHRSSTETGATLFIVD, translated from the coding sequence ATGGAACTGCCCACTCTTCCCTTCACCGTGACCGACTGGGCCGCTGTCCCGGTCACCGAACATCCGGGCGAAACCGGCAAGGCGCTGTGGCGCAGCTTCCATGCCGGGGAACTGCGGGTGCGGCTGGTCGAATACACGCCGGGCTATCTGGCCGACCATTGGTGCGACCGCGGCCATGTGCTGTTCGTGGTCAGCGGCGAGCTGATCACCGAGTTGAAGGACGGCCGTCGTTTCGTCCTGACCGCCGGCATGAGCTATCAGGTGTCGGATTTCGGCGACGAACCGCATCGGTCCTCGACCGAAACCGGTGCCACCCTGTTTATCGTGGACTGA
- the alaS gene encoding alanine--tRNA ligase: MQTANDIRRTFLDFFAKQGHQKVDSSPLVPRNDPTLMFTNAGMVQFKNVFTGAETRPYKRAVTSQKCVRAGGKHNDLDNVGYTARHHTFFEMLGNFSFGDYFKDDAIAFAWNLITKEYGLPADKLLVTVHTSDEDAAAIWRKVAGLSDDRIIRIPTDDNFWRMGDTGPCGPCSEIFFDHGPSIAGGPPGSPDEDGDRFIEIWNLVFMQYEQLGPDNLVPLPKPSIDTGMGLERLAAVLQGKHDNYDIDLMRALIMASAEATKTSPDGAHAVSHRVIADHLRSTSFLIADGVLPSNEGRGYVLRRIMRRAMRHAHMIGAREPLMHRLVPALIQQMGDAYPELNRARALVVETLKLEETRFKQTLERGLRLLEDEVGHLGEGQPLAGDVAFKLYDTYGFPLDLTQDVLRGQGRAVDEAGFKAAMDEQRRKARESWAGSGEVGTEKLWYEIKDELGATEFFGYDTEVAEGKVTAIVKGDARVEAAAIGDQVLVVVNQTPFYGESGGQVGDAGVIFSAGGAEVAVSDTLKKLGAVWAHVGTVTKGTLKVGDVVELRVDTERRAAIRANHSATHLLHEALRHRLGDHVTQKGSLVAPERLRFDISQPTGLSAADIAAIEDEVNRRVLANSEVITRLMSPDEARAQGAMALFGEKYGDEVRVVSMGGPHGEMDRDYSIELCGGTHVRRTGDIGVFKIVSEGAVAAGVRRIEALTGTGAKAWLSERDHLLTEAASVLKVKPDEVPARVAVLVEERRKMERELAELRRQVALSGAMGGGGAKAEGGSEAKDVAGVKFAARVVEGLPAKDLKPMADELKKQVGSGVVVLIASNEGKASIVIGVTDDLTGTLSAVDLVRVGAEALGGKGGGGRPDMAQAGGPDVSLAHAAIEAIEKAIAAKKAS, from the coding sequence ATGCAGACCGCCAACGACATCCGTCGCACGTTCCTGGATTTCTTCGCCAAGCAGGGCCATCAGAAAGTCGATTCGTCGCCGCTCGTGCCGCGCAACGACCCGACGCTGATGTTCACCAACGCCGGCATGGTCCAGTTCAAGAACGTCTTCACCGGTGCCGAGACGCGGCCGTACAAGCGCGCCGTCACCTCGCAGAAATGCGTGCGCGCCGGCGGCAAGCACAACGACCTGGACAATGTCGGCTATACCGCGCGGCACCACACCTTCTTCGAGATGCTGGGGAACTTCTCCTTCGGCGATTATTTCAAGGACGACGCCATCGCGTTCGCCTGGAACCTGATCACCAAGGAATATGGTCTGCCGGCCGACAAGCTGCTGGTGACGGTCCACACCTCCGACGAGGATGCGGCGGCGATCTGGCGCAAGGTCGCCGGCCTGTCGGACGACCGCATCATCCGCATCCCGACCGACGACAATTTCTGGCGGATGGGCGACACCGGCCCCTGCGGCCCATGCTCCGAGATTTTCTTCGATCACGGCCCGTCGATCGCCGGCGGCCCGCCGGGCAGCCCGGACGAGGATGGCGACCGCTTCATCGAGATCTGGAACCTCGTGTTCATGCAGTATGAACAGCTGGGTCCGGACAATCTGGTGCCACTGCCCAAGCCGTCGATCGACACCGGCATGGGGCTGGAGCGTCTGGCCGCTGTCCTGCAAGGCAAGCACGACAACTACGACATCGACCTGATGCGGGCGCTGATCATGGCGTCGGCCGAGGCGACCAAGACCTCGCCGGACGGCGCGCATGCCGTGTCGCACCGTGTCATCGCCGACCATCTGCGCTCCACCTCCTTCCTGATCGCCGACGGCGTGCTGCCGTCGAACGAGGGCCGCGGCTATGTGCTGCGCCGCATCATGCGCCGCGCCATGCGCCACGCCCACATGATCGGCGCGCGCGAACCGCTGATGCACCGTCTGGTCCCGGCGCTGATCCAGCAGATGGGCGACGCCTATCCGGAGCTGAACCGCGCCCGCGCCCTGGTCGTCGAGACGCTGAAGCTGGAGGAAACCCGCTTCAAGCAGACGCTGGAGCGCGGCCTGCGCCTGCTGGAGGACGAGGTCGGCCATCTGGGCGAAGGTCAGCCGCTGGCCGGCGACGTCGCCTTCAAGCTGTACGACACCTACGGCTTCCCGCTCGACCTGACCCAGGACGTTCTGCGCGGCCAGGGCCGGGCGGTGGACGAGGCCGGCTTCAAGGCGGCGATGGACGAGCAGCGCCGCAAGGCCCGCGAATCCTGGGCCGGCTCGGGCGAGGTCGGCACCGAGAAGCTGTGGTACGAGATCAAGGACGAGCTGGGCGCCACCGAGTTCTTCGGCTACGACACCGAAGTCGCCGAAGGCAAGGTGACGGCCATCGTCAAGGGCGACGCCCGCGTCGAGGCCGCCGCCATTGGCGATCAGGTGCTGGTCGTCGTCAACCAGACGCCCTTCTACGGTGAATCGGGCGGTCAGGTCGGCGATGCCGGCGTGATCTTCTCCGCCGGTGGGGCCGAGGTCGCGGTGTCCGACACGCTGAAGAAGCTGGGCGCCGTGTGGGCTCATGTCGGGACGGTGACCAAGGGCACGCTCAAGGTCGGCGACGTGGTCGAGCTGCGCGTGGACACCGAGCGCCGCGCCGCCATCCGCGCCAACCACTCCGCCACCCACCTGCTGCACGAGGCGCTGCGCCATCGCCTGGGCGACCATGTCACCCAGAAGGGCTCGCTGGTGGCGCCGGAGCGTCTGCGCTTCGACATCAGCCAGCCGACCGGCCTGTCCGCCGCCGACATCGCCGCCATCGAGGACGAGGTGAACCGCCGCGTGCTGGCCAACAGCGAGGTCATCACCCGCCTGATGTCCCCGGACGAGGCCCGCGCCCAGGGCGCCATGGCCCTGTTCGGCGAGAAGTACGGCGACGAGGTCCGCGTCGTCTCCATGGGCGGCCCGCATGGCGAGATGGACCGCGATTACTCGATCGAGCTGTGCGGCGGCACCCATGTCCGCCGCACCGGCGACATCGGTGTCTTCAAGATCGTCTCCGAAGGCGCCGTCGCCGCCGGTGTCCGCCGCATCGAGGCGCTGACCGGCACCGGCGCCAAGGCGTGGCTGTCCGAACGCGACCATCTGCTGACCGAGGCGGCGAGCGTCCTGAAGGTCAAGCCCGACGAGGTTCCCGCCCGCGTGGCGGTCCTGGTCGAGGAGCGCCGCAAGATGGAGCGCGAGCTGGCCGAGCTGCGCCGTCAGGTTGCCCTTAGTGGAGCGATGGGGGGTGGCGGTGCCAAGGCCGAGGGCGGCAGCGAGGCCAAGGACGTCGCCGGCGTGAAATTCGCCGCGCGCGTGGTCGAAGGCCTGCCGGCCAAGGACCTGAAGCCGATGGCCGACGAGTTGAAGAAGCAGGTCGGCTCCGGAGTCGTGGTGCTGATCGCCTCGAACGAGGGAAAGGCCTCCATCGTCATCGGCGTGACCGACGACCTGACCGGCACCCTCAGCGCCGTCGATCTGGTCCGTGTCGGCGCCGAGGCGCTGGGCGGCAAGGGCGGCGGCGGCCGGCCGGACATGGCCCAGGCCGGCGGTCCCGACGTCTCGCTGGCCCATGCTGCGATCGAGGCCATCGAAAAGGCGATCGCGGCCAAGAAGGCCTCCTGA
- the tatC gene encoding twin-arginine translocase subunit TatC, with the protein MTGETQQDELEDSKMPLIDHLIELRNRLMWSIGAILIAFLLCYAVSDKIYNFLVQPLADLLAGQGRRMIYTGLTEAFFTYVKVAFWAGCFISFPIIASQIWMFVAPGLYKHERKAFLPFLVATPVMFLTGAGIVYYFIFPMAWRFFLGFEFHPGGDGNALPIEFEARVGEYLHLVMSLIFAFGIAFQLPVLLTLLVRVGIISTDALASKRRYAIVGAFIAAAVLTPPDVISQVSLALPLIALYEIAIIIGRRIEKARAETEAQ; encoded by the coding sequence ATGACCGGCGAAACGCAGCAGGACGAACTCGAAGACAGCAAGATGCCGCTGATCGATCACCTGATCGAACTGCGGAACCGGCTGATGTGGTCGATCGGTGCGATCCTGATCGCCTTCCTGCTGTGTTATGCGGTGTCGGACAAGATCTATAACTTCCTGGTGCAGCCGCTGGCCGACCTGCTGGCGGGGCAGGGGCGGCGGATGATCTACACCGGCCTGACCGAAGCCTTCTTCACCTATGTGAAGGTGGCGTTCTGGGCCGGCTGCTTCATCTCCTTCCCGATCATCGCCAGCCAGATCTGGATGTTCGTGGCGCCGGGGCTGTACAAGCACGAGCGCAAGGCCTTCCTGCCCTTCCTGGTGGCGACGCCGGTGATGTTCCTGACCGGCGCCGGCATCGTCTATTACTTCATCTTCCCTATGGCCTGGCGCTTCTTCCTGGGATTCGAGTTCCATCCCGGCGGCGACGGCAACGCCCTGCCCATCGAGTTCGAGGCGCGCGTCGGCGAATACCTGCATCTGGTGATGTCGTTGATCTTCGCCTTCGGCATCGCCTTCCAGCTGCCGGTCCTCCTGACCCTGCTGGTCCGCGTCGGCATCATCAGCACCGATGCGCTCGCGTCGAAGCGGCGCTATGCCATCGTCGGCGCCTTCATTGCCGCCGCGGTGCTGACCCCGCCGGACGTCATCAGCCAGGTCAGTCTGGCGTTGCCGCTGATCGCGCTCTACGAAATCGCGATCATCATCGGCCGCCGGATCGAAAAGGCGCGGGCCGAGACGGAAGCTCAATAG
- the tatB gene encoding Sec-independent protein translocase protein TatB yields MFDIAWSELMVIAVIALVVIGPKDLPKAIFTLGKWVRKARGVAREFQTHIDDMMRETELDELRKEALKTRDLNIKKMMEDTIDPKGEVGKAFDPKSFDVGLNGHHGSTPEPDLPQVPPPAAPVVTDSVAPSAAPSPITITPSTTEPPQPVPAPAPQPAPAPRPDAVASAQPTDKQT; encoded by the coding sequence ATGTTCGACATCGCTTGGTCCGAACTGATGGTGATCGCCGTCATCGCCCTTGTGGTCATCGGACCCAAGGATTTGCCCAAGGCGATCTTCACGCTCGGCAAATGGGTGCGTAAGGCCAGAGGCGTCGCGCGCGAATTCCAGACCCACATCGACGACATGATGCGGGAAACCGAGTTGGACGAGCTTCGCAAGGAAGCGCTGAAGACCCGCGACCTGAACATCAAGAAGATGATGGAAGACACCATCGACCCGAAGGGGGAGGTGGGCAAGGCCTTCGACCCCAAAAGCTTCGATGTCGGGCTGAACGGCCATCACGGCAGCACCCCGGAGCCGGACCTGCCGCAGGTACCGCCGCCTGCCGCGCCGGTGGTAACCGACAGCGTGGCGCCGTCGGCGGCCCCCTCTCCGATCACCATTACGCCTAGCACCACCGAACCGCCGCAACCGGTTCCGGCCCCCGCGCCGCAGCCCGCTCCGGCCCCGCGGCCGGATGCCGTGGCCTCCGCCCAGCCGACCGACAAGCAGACCTGA
- a CDS encoding twin-arginine translocase TatA/TatE family subunit has product MGSFSIWHWIIVLLIVLLLFGAGKLPKVMGDLAKGVKSFKAGLQDDSDDAAPGSNAKTIPNQPANTAETAAKKDEAVRS; this is encoded by the coding sequence ATGGGTTCTTTCAGCATCTGGCACTGGATCATCGTTCTTCTGATCGTTCTTCTGCTGTTCGGCGCCGGCAAGCTGCCGAAGGTGATGGGCGACCTCGCCAAGGGCGTGAAGTCCTTCAAGGCCGGCCTGCAGGACGACAGCGACGATGCAGCCCCGGGCAGCAACGCCAAGACCATCCCGAACCAGCCGGCCAACACGGCCGAAACCGCGGCCAAGAAGGACGAGGCGGTCCGCAGCTGA